The following are encoded together in the Montipora foliosa isolate CH-2021 chromosome 12, ASM3666993v2, whole genome shotgun sequence genome:
- the LOC137980512 gene encoding trehalase-like has product MQKFIFCIKTVTVSQCHARLRRQHKMGSCHYFHFLIFFPFVLKAVLVNSENPACNNEIFCRGNLLRTVQMARIFNDSKTFVDMRLQKDAAEVLQAFKALSPNVSNMQVAEFVSKNFHPEGHDLEGWTPPDWIEKPEMIGKVKDLNLRDFASKLNGLWRKLGRNISDEARRSPDRSSLIVVSNPFIVPGGRFREYYYWDSYWVINGLLICEMKDTARGMIDNFIELVKTFGFVPNGGRIYYTNRSQPPFLIPIVDLYLNYTGDIEYVKSILDTLEKEYSFWRQNRTVEVEISSGQKYNLSIYAANMDTPRPESYFEDVHTAQGVPDDVKPTLYQDIASAAESGWDFSTRWFNRTSTGQGSLSSTKTRQIVPTDLNSVLYYCEKLLMKFSSLAGNTHKVSMYKRYGEARRDAIQAVLWDNETGLWLDYDRQLKKKRQSFYASSVVALWAGVHQGDVNQEMDVFRTLQRLKVLDYPGGFPTSLFPSGQQWDFPNAWPPLQHMLIAGFAQSSDKEMKDQALKFAQKWITTNYKAWRSAGHMFEKFNVSVQGTPGGGGEYSIQVGFGWTNGVVLDLLNRYPAELHSGEELTKHVKSNGCFSKGIFPVFLNGIFVILLFSF; this is encoded by the coding sequence atgcaaaaattcatcttctgCATAAAAACCGTGACAGTCTCGCAGTGTCACGCAAGATTGCGGAGACAACATAAGATGGGGTCGTGCCACTACTTCCATTTCctaattttctttcctttcgtcCTGAAGGCTGTTCTTGTAAACTCCGAAAATCCAGCCTGCAACAATGAGATCTTTTGCCGTGGAAACCTTCTGCGCACGGTACAAATGGCGCGCATTTTCAACGATTCCAAGACTTTCGTTGACATGAGATTACAGAAAGACGCAGCGGAAGTACTGCAAGCTTTCAAAGCTCTTTCACCTAATGTCTCAAATATGCAAGTAGCTGAGTTTGTTTCGAAAAATTTTCATCCCGAAGGACATGATTTGGAGGGGTGGACACCGCCCGATTGGATAGAAAAGCCTGAAATGATCGGAAAGGTCAAAGACTTAAATCTCAGGGATTTCGCGTCCAAGCTCAATGGGCTATGGAGGAAACTTGGAAGAAATATCAGCGACGAAGCGCGCCGAAGTCCCGATCGGTCTTCGTTGATTGTTGTCTCAAATCCTTTCATTGTACCCGGCGGTAGATTCAGGGAATATTATTACTGGGACTCGTATTGGGTGATAAATGGTTTGCTAATTTGCGAGATGAAGGACACCGCCAGAGGAATGATTGACAACTTCATTGAACTTGTAAAGACATTTGGCTTTGTGCCTAACGGTGGCCGGATTTACTACACGAATCGAAGTCAGCCTCCATTTCTAATTCCAATCGTCGACTTGTACCTGAATTACACCGGCGATATAGAATATGTTAAGTCGATTCTAGACACCTTAGAAAAAGAGTACAGCTTTTGGAGACAAAATCGCACAGTTGAAGTTGAGATTTCTTCAGGTCAAAAATATAATCTGTCGATCTACGCGGCTAATATGGATACGCCAAGACCTGAATCGTATTTCGAAGATGTCCATACGGCGCAAGGTGTGCCAGACGATGTAAAGCCGACGCTGTATCAGGATATTGCATCGGCGGCTGAAAGTGGGTGGGACTTCTCTACGCGATGGTTCAATCGTACCAGTACAGGACAGGGCTCGCTTAGTAGCACGAAAACACGCCAGATTGTACCCACAGATCTTAACAGTGTTTTATACTACTGCGAAAAACTGCTAATGAAATTTTCCAGTCTCGCTGGAAACACGCACAAAGTAAGCATGTATAAAAGATATGGCGAAGCTCGTAGGGACGCCATACAAGCTGTACTGTGGGACAATGAAACTGGTCTGTGGCTTGATTATGATCGTCAGCTGAAAAAGAAGAGGCAATCTTTTTACGCCTCGAGTGTAGTTGCTCTTTGGGCAGGCGTGCATCAGGGAGATGTGAACCAGGAAATGGATGTATTCCGTACACTCCAACGATTGAAAGTTCTAGATTACCCCGGAGGATTTCCGACTTCCCTCTTTCCGTCTGGGCAGCAATGGGATTTCCCAAACGCTTGGCCACCGCTCCAGCATATGCTAATAGCTGGCTTTGCACAGTCAAGTGACAAAGAAATGAAGGATCAAGCTCTTAAATTCGCCCAGAAGTGGATTACTACTAACTACAAGGCTTGGAGATCAGCAGGACATATGTTTGAGAAATTCAACGTTAGCGTGCAGGGTACCCCAGGGGGAGGGGGTGAGTATTCCATTCAGGTAGGCTTTGGATGGACCAATGGGGTGGTACTTGATCTGCTGAATCGCTATCCGGCCGAATTGCACAGTGGGGAAGAGCTTACTAAACATGTCAAGAGCAATGGCTGCTTTTCAAAAGGCATTTTTCCTGTCTTCCTCAACGGAATTTTCGTCATTTTGTTGTTCTCATTCTAA
- the LOC137980514 gene encoding Golgi resident protein GCP60-like, whose product MADGRCDAEIAENPHNLTIIEDQNYGVDVSGATKKESEEVPYKYGYPLREYYKLCLQYYHKEKQIIKLSYDEKVDLTAYWKQVSSGPYDPEKFPDVGYFDVIGNDRRRAWESLGNLQPQEAMKKFCDLLGTCSPELRPWMEAQQREKEEKERLRREEEERLQREAEEAAERERQRLLEEEMKRQAEEEERRRQEEIMRQQEQLLRQQQESLQQQQQQHQNTGQQPKTKAVNGTPRIQPASLWTRPKVQEFIQHVKSDPSSVLVVGRGETMTVRVPTHEGGNCLFWEFATEYYDLGFGISFEWSQPFAKNVTVTVNESDDDEFTEEEKSSENESIPPKPKRDEILPVVRRPCNEEVIIGSHMYPGRGEYLLKFDNSYSLFRSKTLYYRVYYTR is encoded by the exons ATGGCGGATGGTCGGTGCGATGCTGAAATTGCCGAAAATCCTCACAATTTAACAATTATAGAGGATCAGAACTACGGTGTAGATGTCAGTGGAGCtacaaaaaaggaaagtgaAGAGGTACCTTACAAATATGGATACCCCCTGCGAGAATATTACAAACTGTGCTTACAGTACTATCATAAAG AAAAACAGATAATCAAGTTATCATATGACGAGAAAGTTGATTTGACAGCTTATTGGAAGCAAGTTTCTAGTGGACCTTATGATCCAGAGAAATTTCCAGATGTTGGTTATTTTGATGTTATTGGTAATGACCGACG GAGAGCTTGGGAGAGTCTTGGAAACTTGCAGCCGCAAGAAGCCATGAAGAAGTTTTGTGACTTACTTGGGACTTGCTCACCTGAGCTAAGACCCTGGATGGAGGCTCAACAGAGGGAAAAAGAAGAGAAGGAGAGATTGCGAAGAGAGGAAGAGGAAAGACTGCAAAGGGAAGCTGAAGAGGCAGCAGAGCGCGAGAGACAGAGACTCTTGGAAGAGGAAATGAAAAGACAAGCTGAGGAGGAAGAAAG GAGAAGACAAGAAGAAATAATGAGACAGCAAGAGCAGCTCTTACGACAGCAACAAGAAAgtttgcaacaacaacaacaacaacatcaaaatACTGGACAACAG CCCAAGACGAAGGCTGTCAATGGCACACCTAGAATACAACCCGCTTCTTTATGGACACGTCCAAAAGTCCAAGAGTTCATTCAACATGTGAAGTCTGATCCGAGTTCTGTATTAGTTGTTGGTCGCGGTGAGACAATGACAGTTCGTGTGCCCACACATGAAGGAG GGAACTGTCTGTTCTGGGAATTTGCTACCGAATACTATGATCTTGGTTTTGGTATTAGTTTTGAATGGTCTCAGCCATTTGCCAAGAACGTCACAGTCACAGTGAATGAATCAGATGATGACGAATTCACGGAAGAAGAAAAATCGTCGGAGAACGAGTCCATTCCTCCCAAGCCAAAAAGGGACGAGATACTcccagttgtgcggaggcctTGTAACGAGGAAGTTATCATCGGTAGTCACATGTATCCTGGTCGTGGCGAGTATTTACTCAAGTTCGATAATTCTTATTCGTTGTTTAGATCGAAGACTTTATATTACCGGGTCTATTACACTCGATGA
- the LOC137980515 gene encoding uncharacterized protein, whose product MALVFRFPTDHPICSYTQTVPIFRFFDDLWKEIALAYEQEDRGSRCGQTQSAQGPITIATVPLNQYKPEDISLDVDNEKITLHGQHRSEDENGFENSEFKKVFKIPEGVDPTSVTSKASHDGRALVLEGIKRVEETKKDEDRKFSVKLNLSGFEPEEIKVQLRGQELTVTGKQRTPEESGLQWSRDYRRQILLPDDADLGSLTSRLSKEGVLTIEAPRDPALLPNERSVDVTIEEGETQSEEQAKQTSDEAEGAQDQ is encoded by the exons ATGGCTCTCGTCTTCAGATTTCCAACCGATCATCCAATCTG TTCCTACACTCAAACTGTACCGATATTTCGCTTTTTCGATGACTTGTGGAAAGAGATCGCTCTGGCATATGAACAGGAAGATCGAGGCAGTCGCTGTGGCCAAACACAGTCCGCCCAAGGTCCAATCACGATCGCCACAGTCCCCCTAAACCAGTACAAACCGGAAGATATCTCTTTGGATGTCGACAATGAAAAGATTACGTTACATGGCCAGCATCGATCAGAGGACGAAAACGGATTCGAAAACAGTGAGTTCAAGAAAGTGTTCAAAATCCCAGAAGGGGTTGATCCGACCtcagtgacgtcaaaggctagTCACGATGGAAGAGCTTTGGTACTCGAAGGAATCAAGCGGGTGGAAGAGACCAAGAAAGACGAAGACAGGAAATTTTCAGTCAAGTTAAATCTCAGTGGATTTGAGCCAGAAGAAATCAAAGTCCAACTTCGAGGACAAGAGCTGACGGTCACTGGGAAACAACGGACACCAGAGGAGAGCGGTTTGCAATGGTCACGTGATTACCGTCGCCAGATTCTTCTTCCCGATGACGCAGATCTCGGTTCATTGACGTCACGCCTGTCCAAAGAAGGCGTACTGACCATAGAGGCGCCACGTGATCCAGCTCTTTTGCCAAATGAAAGAAGTGTGGATGTCACCATAGAAGAAGGCGAAACTCAAAGTGAAGAACAAGCAAAACAGACAAGCGATGAAGCAGAAGGAGCACAGGACCAGTGA